A region from the Gemmatimonadota bacterium genome encodes:
- the rpsA gene encoding 30S ribosomal protein S1, with translation MTDTATPTGMTAAEKRKAQMGELRPLANRRPELYDEDEYTSAEYDRMLEMYKGTLASIDEGEIVKSRVLEIRENLVVLDIGFKSEGTIPLEEFKDLPDLKVGDEIDVLLEHLEDQEGSVVLSKKKADFMRVWEKIRIAYEEDTPVTGTLVKKIKGGVVVDLMGVDAFLPGSQIALRRVPNIDELLGQKYDFKIIKLNKRRRNIVVSRRVLLEAERAGKREKLMKELQKDQVRKGVVKNITDFGAFIDLGGVDGLLHITDMSWGRIQHPTEMVQIGMEMEVKVLDIDWDRERISLGLKQLQPYPWKDVIEKYPVGTRVAGKVVSITNYGAFIELEPGIEGLVHISEMSWTRNVRHPSKIVSIGESIEAVVLKVDPNEEKISLGMKQTEQDPWMVLPLKYPVGARLNGKVRNLTSFGAFVEIDPGIDGLIHISDMSWTRRVQHPSEVVKKGDAVDVVILSIDADNKRISLGLKQATDDPWLSIGETYPVGTELRGKVARLMEKGVVVDIGNDIEGFVPLSHLPSDKVIESPADVCYDGMNLELRVVEVDPIHRRIVLTVTDIPAEQPPRPEGPIKIHSEDDIPEIPADLMIPDED, from the coding sequence ATGACCGACACTGCCACCCCAACCGGCATGACGGCCGCCGAAAAGCGCAAAGCCCAGATGGGCGAGCTTCGGCCGCTTGCCAACCGACGCCCCGAACTCTACGACGAGGACGAATACACGTCGGCCGAATACGACCGCATGCTCGAGATGTACAAGGGCACGCTGGCGTCGATCGACGAAGGTGAAATCGTCAAGTCGCGCGTCCTCGAGATTCGCGAGAACCTCGTCGTGCTCGATATCGGCTTCAAGTCCGAAGGCACGATCCCGCTGGAGGAGTTCAAGGACCTTCCCGACCTCAAGGTCGGTGATGAAATCGACGTCCTCCTCGAGCACCTCGAGGACCAGGAAGGGTCGGTCGTCCTCTCCAAGAAGAAAGCCGACTTCATGCGCGTCTGGGAGAAGATCCGGATCGCGTACGAGGAAGACACGCCGGTCACCGGCACCCTGGTCAAGAAGATCAAGGGTGGTGTGGTCGTCGACCTGATGGGCGTCGACGCCTTCCTCCCGGGTTCGCAGATCGCGCTCCGTCGCGTCCCGAACATCGACGAGCTCCTCGGCCAGAAGTACGACTTCAAGATCATCAAGCTCAACAAGCGTCGCCGCAACATCGTTGTGTCGCGTCGTGTGCTGCTCGAGGCCGAGCGGGCCGGCAAGCGCGAGAAGCTGATGAAGGAGCTGCAGAAGGACCAGGTGCGGAAGGGCGTCGTCAAGAACATCACCGACTTCGGGGCGTTTATCGACCTCGGGGGCGTGGACGGCCTGCTCCATATCACCGACATGTCGTGGGGCCGCATCCAACACCCCACCGAGATGGTGCAGATCGGCATGGAGATGGAGGTCAAGGTCCTGGACATCGACTGGGATCGCGAGCGCATCTCGCTCGGCCTCAAGCAGCTGCAGCCGTATCCGTGGAAGGACGTCATCGAGAAGTACCCGGTCGGCACGCGCGTCGCCGGGAAGGTGGTCTCGATCACCAACTACGGCGCCTTCATTGAGCTGGAGCCGGGGATCGAAGGGCTGGTCCACATCAGCGAGATGAGCTGGACGCGCAATGTGCGCCACCCGTCGAAGATCGTCTCGATCGGCGAGAGCATCGAGGCCGTGGTGCTCAAGGTCGACCCGAACGAGGAGAAGATCTCGCTCGGCATGAAGCAGACCGAGCAAGATCCGTGGATGGTGCTGCCGCTCAAGTACCCGGTCGGCGCCCGTCTCAACGGCAAGGTCCGCAACCTTACCTCGTTCGGCGCCTTCGTCGAGATCGACCCGGGGATCGACGGCTTGATCCACATCTCCGACATGAGCTGGACGCGTCGCGTGCAGCACCCGTCGGAAGTCGTGAAGAAGGGTGACGCGGTCGACGTCGTGATCCTCTCGATCGACGCCGACAACAAGCGGATCTCGCTCGGTCTCAAGCAGGCGACCGACGATCCGTGGCTCAGCATCGGCGAGACCTACCCGGTCGGCACCGAGCTGCGCGGCAAGGTGGCCCGCCTGATGGAGAAGGGCGTCGTGGTCGACATCGGCAACGACATCGAAGGGTTTGTCCCGCTGTCGCACCTCCCGTCGGACAAGGTGATCGAGTCACCGGCTGACGTGTGTTACGACGGCATGAACCTGGAGCTGCGCGTGGTGGAAGTGGATCCGATCCATCGCCGCATCGTCCTGACCGTCACGGACATTCCGGCGGAGCAGCCGCCGCGTCCGGAAGGGCCGATCAAGATCCACTCGGAAGACGACATTCCGGAGATCCCCGCGGACCTGATGATCCCGGACGAAGACTAG
- a CDS encoding radical SAM protein produces the protein MDVNWLYKRVYDGVNYRLRTFAGGRLAHLCRPPSIIFLLTERCNAHCLHCDIWKNRGKEDSPTFEQWAQVLTDLRNWLGPVQVSFSGGEALLKPYTIDLVRHARSIGLYLEILTHGYWTDQGKIEELALAGPWRVTLSFDGIGETHSRVRGREKFWDKTSTSIETFKRVRQEHGLGYTIRLKNVIMSHNLHDTVKVAHWANQPGMEVFYQPIEQNYNTPEDERWWEHSENWPKDTSVAVANIRELIRLKGQGLPIANSIAQLEAMILYFENPESSRVSSMSHSAHEVRQSCNALSTLQFQANGDVTVCTGLGVVGSVKEKGIREIWEGRPRVWESGCCLQRRMSPVEIETKRPVVVAATPE, from the coding sequence ATGGACGTCAACTGGCTGTACAAGCGCGTATACGACGGGGTGAATTACCGGCTCCGGACCTTCGCCGGGGGACGGCTGGCTCATTTGTGCCGGCCACCGTCGATCATCTTCCTCCTGACCGAGCGCTGCAACGCGCATTGCCTCCACTGTGACATCTGGAAGAACCGGGGGAAGGAGGACAGCCCGACGTTCGAACAGTGGGCGCAGGTCCTCACCGACCTGCGGAACTGGCTGGGCCCCGTGCAGGTCTCCTTTTCGGGAGGCGAGGCGCTCCTCAAGCCCTATACCATTGACCTCGTTCGGCATGCCCGCTCCATCGGGCTCTACCTCGAGATCCTGACTCACGGGTATTGGACCGACCAGGGGAAGATCGAGGAGTTGGCCCTTGCTGGTCCATGGCGCGTCACGTTGTCATTCGACGGCATCGGCGAGACCCACTCGCGGGTCCGAGGTCGCGAGAAGTTTTGGGACAAGACCAGCACGTCGATCGAGACGTTCAAGCGTGTGCGCCAGGAGCACGGCCTGGGCTACACGATCCGGCTCAAGAACGTCATCATGTCGCACAACCTCCACGACACCGTGAAGGTGGCGCATTGGGCCAACCAGCCGGGGATGGAGGTCTTCTACCAGCCCATCGAGCAGAATTACAACACGCCGGAAGACGAGCGGTGGTGGGAGCACTCCGAGAACTGGCCGAAGGACACGAGCGTGGCGGTGGCGAACATCCGCGAGCTGATTCGCCTCAAGGGGCAGGGGCTGCCGATTGCGAACAGCATTGCGCAGTTGGAGGCGATGATCCTGTACTTCGAGAACCCCGAGTCGAGCCGCGTTTCGTCGATGAGCCATAGCGCGCACGAAGTGCGACAGAGCTGCAACGCCCTCAGCACCCTGCAGTTCCAGGCGAACGGCGACGTGACGGTCTGCACGGGATTGGGAGTGGTCGGCAGCGTCAAGGAGAAGGGGATCCGGGAGATCTGGGAGGGACGTCCCCGCGTGTGGGAGTCCGGCTGCTGCCTGCAGCGCCGTATGTCCCCCGTCGAGATCGAGACGAAGCGTCCGGTCGTCGTCGCGGCCACCCCGGAGTAG
- the cmk gene encoding (d)CMP kinase — translation MPPAPDRPIVVAIDGPAASGKSSTAQWVAKELGFRHVDSGALYRAAAAVALRSCGPVDEWQAEAIVRAVEGIELVPQDTSFVPRIGDEDLGDEIRGSPVTAVVPRVAQMEPVRHWVNTRVREVGRLYDVVVDGRDMGTAVFPSAQVKIFLVADPSERARRRLIQRLSRRPSDDEIAVEVDQLVARDRADALQTVEARDAVRIDTTALTQADQVEQIVALVRDRTGSGTQFAGE, via the coding sequence GCCCCCAGCCCCTGACCGACCCATCGTCGTTGCCATCGATGGGCCTGCCGCTTCGGGGAAGTCGTCGACCGCGCAATGGGTCGCCAAGGAACTCGGCTTCCGGCATGTCGACTCCGGGGCGCTGTACCGCGCCGCGGCGGCGGTCGCCCTGAGGAGCTGCGGACCTGTGGACGAATGGCAGGCCGAGGCAATCGTGCGGGCGGTGGAGGGGATCGAGCTGGTGCCTCAGGATACCTCGTTTGTCCCCCGAATCGGGGACGAGGACCTCGGCGACGAGATCCGGGGGAGTCCGGTGACTGCCGTCGTGCCCCGGGTGGCCCAAATGGAACCGGTGCGGCACTGGGTCAACACTCGGGTTCGCGAGGTGGGGCGGCTCTATGACGTGGTCGTCGATGGTCGCGACATGGGAACCGCAGTCTTTCCGTCCGCGCAAGTCAAGATCTTTCTGGTCGCCGATCCGTCGGAACGGGCGAGGCGTCGGCTGATCCAGAGGCTGTCGCGGCGGCCTTCGGACGACGAGATTGCGGTCGAGGTCGATCAGCTGGTCGCCCGAGATCGGGCGGATGCACTGCAAACGGTGGAAGCCCGGGACGCGGTACGAATCGATACCACGGCCCTGACCCAGGCCGACCAGGTTGAGCAGATCGTGGCATTGGTACGGGACCGGACGGGTTCCGGAACGCAGTTTGCCGGGGAATGA
- a CDS encoding sigma-70 family RNA polymerase sigma factor: MSDARQLAEHFFRHEYGRLVAILARRTGAQHIEAVEDAVQGALMSGLESWTVGGVPEDPTAWLFRVARNRLWDALRKETRHRRLMEENATEWAADIEQEPETLIVADVHDDLLRMLFVCCDEAIPTESQLVLALKVLCGFEVREIAHRLFTSEANVYKRLARARERLRATPPRTDELTGEQYASRLIGVRRILYLMFTEGYLSTRAETAIRRELCAEAMRLTGILAGHPIGRSPESSALMALMHLHAARLSARQDDAGGLLLLEEQERGLWDPTEVALGLSWLARSAEGNDFTRYHAEAAIAAEHCLAPTFAATRWDKVVECYELLERVAPSALHRLNRAVAVAELHGPAAGLAVLDGCEPPTWLAGSYMWAAVLADLHGRCGDANAASRYGRLACEMAPTTAVRQLLQRRLQIVQAAQSAQAVRRPDLR, translated from the coding sequence GTGAGCGACGCGCGACAGCTGGCCGAGCACTTCTTTCGTCACGAATACGGCCGGCTGGTCGCGATCCTCGCACGCCGGACCGGTGCGCAGCACATCGAAGCCGTCGAGGACGCGGTCCAGGGCGCCCTGATGTCCGGCCTCGAATCGTGGACGGTGGGCGGGGTGCCGGAGGATCCCACGGCGTGGCTCTTTCGTGTCGCGCGCAACCGACTGTGGGATGCACTGCGCAAGGAGACCCGCCACCGCCGGCTCATGGAGGAGAACGCCACCGAGTGGGCAGCGGACATTGAGCAGGAGCCCGAGACCCTGATCGTTGCGGACGTGCACGACGACCTGCTCCGGATGCTGTTCGTGTGTTGCGACGAGGCGATTCCAACCGAGTCGCAGCTTGTCCTGGCCCTGAAAGTTCTCTGTGGCTTTGAGGTGCGGGAGATCGCCCACCGACTGTTTACCAGCGAAGCCAATGTGTACAAGCGGCTGGCCCGAGCACGCGAGCGCTTGCGCGCGACGCCGCCGCGCACCGACGAGCTCACGGGCGAACAGTATGCATCCCGGCTCATCGGAGTGCGGAGGATCCTCTATCTCATGTTCACCGAGGGGTACCTGTCGACGCGCGCGGAAACGGCGATCCGCCGCGAACTCTGCGCCGAAGCGATGCGCCTAACGGGCATCCTGGCAGGTCACCCGATCGGCCGGTCACCAGAAAGCTCGGCGTTGATGGCGCTCATGCACCTGCACGCGGCTCGGCTGAGTGCTCGCCAGGACGACGCTGGCGGGCTGCTCTTGCTCGAAGAGCAGGAGCGCGGCTTGTGGGATCCGACCGAAGTCGCGCTCGGCCTCTCATGGTTGGCCAGGTCTGCGGAGGGCAATGACTTTACGAGGTACCACGCCGAGGCGGCGATCGCTGCGGAACATTGCCTCGCGCCGACGTTCGCTGCGACGCGCTGGGACAAGGTGGTGGAGTGTTACGAACTCCTGGAGCGGGTCGCACCGTCCGCGCTCCATAGGTTGAATCGTGCCGTGGCGGTCGCAGAACTCCACGGACCAGCAGCGGGGCTCGCCGTACTCGATGGTTGTGAGCCACCCACCTGGTTGGCAGGTTCATACATGTGGGCGGCGGTCCTCGCCGATTTGCACGGACGCTGCGGCGACGCCAACGCAGCGAGTCGTTATGGGAGGTTGGCTTGCGAGATGGCCCCCACGACGGCCGTGAGGCAACTTCTGCAGCGTCGGTTGCAGATCGTCCAGGCGGCACAGAGCGCGCAGGCGGTGCGGCGGCCGGATCTGCGTTGA
- a CDS encoding fibronectin type III domain-containing protein: MQQPLSAGPRRAMSVGARRLLVLLSLVAACRDDTKPPITAPPVAAAVASVSINASRQVLAPGDSVRYTARAFDADGRVLPTATIAWTSSDPQVATISATGMVAALTAGSATITATAEGQGASVELSVGQSQLCECLRIIDSAAVTLADRNDSTGIYRLRVLRGAPPAIDSGSIIVGAEAGGYLRRVHRVTQAGPLLTLETTQAYLEEAVQEGEFATTSPSDGEVVFEEPVEESQGGQGATRWGAWRTTYVAPELEASAASGRGTRLNGLGFRLQVSPTPQTPIRVDFTVKEGTFAFAPPLDIGAKFRFFQLQSMRAIFRSQADLVIDKYELKVTGALTTSALKLATESKRFLVKQRPFATFIGPMPLVGILTATFKLQVTPIVGASAVFTGDFKTGYGVAAGIRWSRDNGWTPVSSSTRPYFSASAPQFQSVEGTASVRIAVVPELSLQLYGVAGPFVNLEPYAEAAATAALGFAEGEVGGLDWETRVSLGLNLNIGAKLSAFGRKDLAEAKFIIPLVQPYKLVRDYSDGPLTVRTRISGDDAPSSVRVRLRPAFVDTNPPFGRDLGNSVGERVIAAGHSTQFDDVRSGRKYPHTVAPTALAGNCSADRPRDTVVVASKAYILVGGTAAEDTIAINCVALGALAVRVRATGDDIVTRPRLTLARLDTAGTGKATTPLSLTMPGGLGARDTVVTGLVPANPGSGATGMHRVTLDPGRRNCAVAAPSMPRATVTSGDTALAEFRLSCVRRGHVVVMTATTDPDPAPGLTTIDVGTQVVPRDTLDGTGEPAVRVAATGSVVIDSLIPVYSASGASGRHTVQLTDVPSRCREAGGVQRAVTVFPGDTARAVYALTCVERFHLLTRSTGPGTDVDGYLALIHAPDGSIDSVAVGVAGATAIPGLAVGTHRVELAGVDGSCLAPAPVLAQVGARDSTSVTFTVSCPGPAAPSGLRATAIGVSSVDLTWNAPASGATVAHYRITRSTTGSPVTTTILDSLSTLSLADSGLGAFTRFVYRVASVDRNGLVGPSSGPLSVRTRDGTPPSPPTSLSAVLASASSASLQWSAARDPESGVVRYRVFRDGTLIDSTSSTAYVDRGLAPFRTFTYRVEAVNGDGQQSARSVPASVATLDATPPSAPSNLTATVSGLQVALAWTPAADPESGVGRYIIYRDGVRIGTSAITSARDSGLTAGDTYTYEVAAENGEGLQGARSTPAVVTIPTTQPVGDLQVQVRVRGANVPTGGLFVEISAGAVTQRQAVTPNGHVTFSAIVAQPWSVLLQGIPGHCALRDGTNPRTLSVSAGTVRRTTFDLVCQ, encoded by the coding sequence ATGCAGCAGCCTCTGTCCGCAGGGCCTCGCCGCGCCATGTCGGTCGGCGCACGACGGCTTCTCGTCCTGTTGTCGCTCGTGGCCGCCTGCCGCGACGACACCAAGCCCCCCATCACGGCACCCCCGGTGGCAGCAGCGGTCGCGAGCGTCTCCATCAACGCGTCGCGGCAGGTGCTCGCCCCCGGCGACAGCGTGCGGTACACCGCCCGCGCCTTCGACGCTGACGGTCGCGTGCTGCCCACGGCCACCATCGCCTGGACTTCCAGCGACCCCCAGGTGGCCACCATTTCGGCGACCGGCATGGTGGCCGCACTGACCGCCGGATCGGCCACGATCACGGCCACCGCCGAGGGGCAGGGTGCCTCGGTCGAACTCTCCGTAGGCCAGTCGCAGCTCTGCGAATGCCTGCGCATCATCGACTCCGCTGCGGTCACGCTCGCGGACCGCAACGACAGCACGGGGATCTACCGGCTGCGCGTGTTGCGCGGCGCGCCGCCGGCAATCGACTCGGGGAGCATCATCGTCGGTGCCGAAGCGGGGGGCTACCTGCGCCGCGTGCACCGGGTCACGCAGGCCGGCCCGCTCCTCACCCTCGAAACCACGCAGGCCTACCTCGAGGAAGCGGTGCAGGAGGGCGAGTTCGCCACCACCAGTCCCAGCGATGGCGAGGTGGTGTTCGAGGAGCCGGTGGAAGAATCCCAGGGAGGGCAGGGCGCGACGCGTTGGGGCGCCTGGCGCACCACCTACGTGGCCCCGGAGCTGGAGGCGTCAGCGGCCAGCGGCCGCGGCACGCGGCTTAACGGCCTGGGCTTTCGCCTGCAGGTCTCTCCCACTCCCCAAACACCCATTCGCGTCGACTTCACGGTCAAGGAAGGGACCTTCGCCTTTGCGCCGCCGCTGGACATCGGGGCGAAGTTCCGGTTCTTCCAGCTGCAAAGCATGCGGGCCATCTTCCGCAGCCAGGCCGACCTGGTCATCGACAAGTACGAGCTCAAGGTGACCGGCGCCCTCACCACTAGCGCCCTGAAGCTGGCCACAGAGTCCAAGCGCTTCCTCGTGAAGCAGCGTCCGTTCGCGACCTTCATCGGCCCCATGCCGCTGGTCGGCATCCTCACGGCGACCTTCAAGCTGCAGGTCACCCCCATCGTCGGGGCCAGCGCGGTGTTCACCGGAGACTTCAAGACAGGCTATGGCGTGGCGGCGGGCATTCGCTGGTCCCGCGACAACGGCTGGACCCCCGTGTCGAGCTCGACGCGCCCCTATTTCAGCGCCTCGGCACCGCAATTCCAGTCGGTGGAGGGGACCGCCTCTGTCCGCATTGCGGTCGTGCCCGAACTCAGCCTTCAGCTCTACGGGGTCGCCGGCCCGTTTGTGAACCTCGAACCCTACGCCGAGGCCGCCGCCACCGCCGCGCTGGGATTTGCTGAGGGGGAGGTGGGCGGGCTGGATTGGGAAACGCGAGTCTCGTTAGGGCTCAACCTGAACATTGGCGCCAAGCTGTCCGCCTTTGGCCGCAAGGACCTGGCCGAGGCCAAGTTCATCATTCCGCTGGTGCAGCCGTACAAGCTGGTGCGCGACTACAGCGATGGCCCGCTCACCGTGCGGACGCGCATCTCGGGAGACGACGCCCCCTCCTCGGTACGTGTGCGGCTGCGCCCCGCCTTTGTCGACACCAATCCACCGTTCGGCCGCGACCTGGGCAACTCGGTCGGTGAGCGCGTGATCGCCGCCGGTCACAGCACGCAGTTTGACGATGTGCGATCGGGGCGCAAGTATCCGCACACCGTCGCCCCCACCGCGCTCGCGGGCAATTGCAGCGCGGACCGGCCGCGTGACACTGTCGTGGTGGCCTCGAAGGCCTACATCCTCGTGGGCGGGACAGCGGCAGAAGACACCATCGCGATCAACTGCGTTGCCCTTGGTGCGCTCGCCGTCCGGGTGCGCGCCACCGGTGACGACATCGTCACGCGTCCGCGCCTGACCCTTGCCCGCCTCGACACGGCGGGAACCGGCAAGGCGACCACACCACTCTCGCTGACCATGCCGGGGGGACTGGGAGCGCGCGACACCGTGGTCACGGGACTCGTCCCCGCGAATCCCGGTTCTGGCGCGACCGGGATGCACCGCGTCACGCTCGATCCCGGGCGCCGCAACTGTGCGGTGGCCGCGCCGTCCATGCCGCGGGCCACGGTGACGTCGGGTGACACGGCCCTGGCCGAGTTCCGCCTGTCGTGCGTGCGGCGCGGGCATGTCGTCGTGATGACGGCGACCACCGACCCGGACCCGGCACCGGGCCTAACGACGATCGACGTTGGCACCCAGGTCGTCCCACGCGATACGCTCGATGGGACGGGCGAGCCGGCCGTGCGCGTGGCCGCGACCGGAAGCGTCGTCATCGACAGTCTCATTCCCGTGTACAGTGCCAGCGGCGCCAGCGGTCGTCACACCGTGCAGCTGACCGATGTGCCGTCGCGCTGCCGGGAGGCGGGTGGCGTGCAGCGCGCCGTCACGGTCTTTCCCGGTGATACGGCGCGCGCCGTGTACGCACTCACGTGCGTGGAGCGCTTCCACCTGCTGACGCGTTCCACCGGCCCCGGCACCGACGTGGACGGTTACTTGGCGCTGATCCATGCTCCTGACGGCTCGATCGACTCCGTCGCCGTTGGCGTGGCCGGCGCAACCGCCATCCCCGGCCTTGCCGTGGGGACGCATCGTGTGGAACTGGCGGGGGTCGACGGAAGCTGCCTGGCCCCTGCGCCCGTGCTGGCGCAGGTGGGAGCTCGGGACTCCACCTCGGTGACGTTCACCGTCAGCTGCCCTGGTCCGGCCGCACCCTCCGGACTCCGCGCCACCGCCATCGGCGTCTCGTCGGTCGACCTGACGTGGAACGCACCGGCCAGCGGGGCCACGGTGGCCCACTACCGCATCACGCGCTCCACAACCGGCTCGCCTGTCACCACCACGATCCTCGACTCGTTGTCCACGCTGTCGCTCGCGGACAGCGGCCTGGGTGCCTTCACGCGCTTTGTCTATCGCGTGGCCTCCGTGGATCGCAACGGATTGGTGGGGCCGAGCAGTGGCCCACTGTCGGTGCGCACGCGCGACGGCACGCCGCCGTCACCGCCGACCAGCCTCAGCGCTGTGCTGGCCAGCGCCAGCAGTGCCTCCCTCCAGTGGAGCGCCGCGCGTGATCCGGAGAGTGGGGTCGTCCGCTACCGCGTCTTCCGGGATGGCACCCTCATCGACAGCACCAGCAGCACCGCCTACGTGGACCGCGGGCTGGCGCCATTCCGCACCTTCACCTACCGCGTGGAAGCGGTCAACGGCGATGGCCAGCAGTCAGCACGGAGCGTGCCCGCCTCAGTGGCGACGCTTGACGCCACGCCACCCAGCGCCCCGTCCAATCTCACGGCCACGGTTTCCGGGCTGCAGGTCGCGCTGGCCTGGACGCCTGCGGCCGACCCCGAGTCGGGCGTGGGGCGCTACATCATCTACCGCGACGGCGTGCGTATCGGCACGTCGGCGATCACCAGCGCGCGCGATAGCGGGCTCACGGCCGGCGACACCTATACGTATGAAGTAGCGGCCGAGAACGGGGAGGGCCTCCAGGGGGCGCGCAGCACGCCGGCTGTAGTCACCATCCCCACCACCCAGCCAGTGGGGGACCTGCAGGTGCAGGTGCGCGTGCGCGGGGCCAACGTGCCGACCGGGGGCCTCTTCGTGGAGATCTCAGCGGGCGCGGTCACGCAGCGGCAGGCGGTCACGCCGAACGGCCACGTGACCTTCAGCGCCATCGTCGCGCAGCCCTGGTCGGTGTTGCTGCAGGGCATCCCGGGCCATTGCGCACTCCGGGACGGCACCAATCCGCGCACGTTGTCCGTGAGCGCGGGGACCGTGAGGCGCACCACCTTCGATCTCGTCTGCCAATGA
- a CDS encoding glycosyltransferase family 4 protein — protein MTVLGLEARRIGGVEAFAREFSAQLGERGIRSVLCFLGEPSATVREYLALPNVELRVFANAMRPLGAGADLRKLLAEFRPEVLLLEFTPFLSSIPWEATLARVPRVYFVDQGSQPEGWVGTPAPWWKRVVARIITWPLDRVLSISDFNLRSIRTRGLVAPGKTVRLYNAADTSRPHNRELGTAFRARHGIPADAIVVAQASWLIPEKGIPDLIEAVRLARVSEPRIHLVLAGDGPQRGAYEALVVSSGLREHVTWTGLVEDPFGEGLFDAADVVTQLSRWEEAFGYVIAEAMATERPVIGTRVGAIPELVVHEETGFVVDRGDSAAAAAAMLMLARDPALRASMGRAGRARARELFDLRTNVRQAVELLGLS, from the coding sequence GTGACCGTCCTGGGACTCGAAGCCCGACGCATCGGAGGCGTTGAGGCCTTTGCGCGCGAGTTTTCGGCGCAGCTCGGTGAACGCGGAATTCGGAGTGTGCTGTGCTTCCTGGGTGAACCGTCGGCGACCGTCCGCGAATACCTGGCGCTCCCAAACGTCGAGCTGCGGGTCTTCGCGAATGCCATGCGTCCACTCGGTGCCGGAGCGGACCTGCGCAAGTTGCTGGCGGAATTTCGTCCCGAGGTGCTGCTGCTGGAGTTCACCCCGTTCCTGAGTTCGATCCCGTGGGAGGCGACCCTCGCGCGCGTTCCTCGGGTCTACTTCGTGGATCAGGGGTCGCAGCCCGAGGGGTGGGTGGGTACGCCCGCGCCGTGGTGGAAGCGGGTGGTGGCGCGGATCATCACCTGGCCGCTCGACCGCGTCCTGTCGATCTCAGATTTCAACCTTCGATCGATTCGCACCCGTGGCCTCGTTGCTCCGGGGAAGACCGTTCGGCTCTATAACGCGGCTGACACGAGCCGACCCCACAATCGCGAGCTTGGAACGGCCTTCCGGGCGCGACACGGGATTCCAGCGGACGCCATCGTGGTGGCGCAGGCCTCATGGCTAATCCCGGAGAAGGGCATCCCGGACCTGATCGAGGCCGTGCGTCTGGCCCGGGTCTCCGAACCGCGCATCCACCTCGTACTTGCGGGCGACGGCCCCCAGAGGGGCGCCTACGAAGCCCTCGTGGTATCCAGTGGGCTCCGGGAGCATGTAACGTGGACGGGGCTCGTGGAGGACCCGTTCGGGGAGGGGCTCTTCGACGCAGCGGACGTTGTCACCCAGCTCTCTCGGTGGGAGGAGGCGTTTGGTTACGTCATCGCCGAGGCCATGGCCACCGAGCGCCCGGTGATCGGGACGCGGGTCGGGGCGATTCCGGAGCTGGTGGTCCACGAGGAGACCGGGTTCGTGGTGGATCGGGGTGACAGCGCGGCGGCGGCCGCCGCCATGTTGATGCTCGCCCGGGACCCTGCTTTGCGGGCGTCGATGGGGCGGGCTGGGCGGGCTCGCGCGCGGGAGCTGTTCGACCTTCGGACCAACGTCCGCCAGGCTGTCGAGCTCCTCGGGCTGTCCTAG